One Amblyomma americanum isolate KBUSLIRL-KWMA chromosome 8, ASM5285725v1, whole genome shotgun sequence DNA window includes the following coding sequences:
- the LOC144101400 gene encoding uncharacterized protein LOC144101400, producing the protein MKVLATSVFFGVLSVAFAGFLHGGGGGAVLHGGVGAALHGGVGGFAVHHAAPAVAAAPAAAFVQHAAPAFAVSRPAVSYAAAPAAAFVHHAPAVAAAPAFAPAATFARPAGYGFGFAQRVVASAPAFAAAPAATFVQHAAPAVAVSRPAVSFVQHAAPAVAVSRPAVSFAAAPAFAAVSRPAVSFAAAPAFAAVSRPAVSYVQHAAPAFAAAPAVAVSRPAVSFAAPAVAAAPAAFAVHHAPAVAYRGATYGATYGAGLGFGHTFAAAPAVAVSRPAVSFAAAPASFAVHHAPAVAYRSAAVAAPVATYGAGLGFGHTLAAGPAFAAAAPAVAVSRPAVSFAAAPASFAVHHAPAVAYRSAAVAAPVATYGAGLGFGHTLAAAPAFAAARPAVSFAAPAAVAVHHAPAVAYRSAAVAAPVATFGAGLGFGHTIAAAPAFAAAPAFTQVRRVSYSAPAFAAAAPAAVAVHHAAPAVAVARPAVSFAAPAVAAAPAAVAVHHAPAVAYRSAAVAAPVATFGAGLGFGHTLGAGLGYGAGLGYGAGFGYGAGLGYGATFAAAPAVAVSRPAVSFAAPAVAAAPAAVAVHHAPAVAVHHAPAVAYRSAAVAAPVATFGAGLGFGHTLGAGLGYGAGLGYGAGFGYGAGLGYGATFAAAPAVAVARPAVSFAAPAVAAAPAAVAVHHAPAVAYRSAAVAAPVATFGAGLGFGHTLAAPGYASRVSFSAPAYAAAAPAAVAVHHAAPAVAVHHAAPAAVAVHAAPAVAYRTAAVAAPVATYGAGLGFGTTLAAAPGLAQNIHYKTIVSGGAGLGYGAAAPHVKILTPVKK; encoded by the exons ATGAAAGTCCTC GCCACATCTGTATTCTTCGGGGTCCTCTCCGTCGCTTTCGCGGGCTTCCTGCATGGTGGCGGTGGCGGTGCAGTCCTCCACGGTGGCGTCGGTGCCGCCCTCCACGGAGGCGTCGGCGGATTTGCTGTCCACCATGCCGCCCCTGCTGTGGCCGCAGCTCCAGCCGCCGCCTTCGTCCAGCACGCGGCTCCAGCCTTTGCCGTAAGCCGCCCAGCCGTGAGCTACGCTGCTGCTCCAGCGGCCGCCTTCGTGCACCACGCACCGGCTGTGGCTGCCGCCCCGGCATTTGCCCCAGCTGCCACGTTCGCTAGGCCTGCCGGCTATGGCTTCGGCTTCGCCCAGCGTGTGGTCGCTTCGGCTCCCGCCTTCGCTGCCGCCCCCGCCGCCACCTTCGTGCAGCACGCCGCTCCTGCCGTCGCTGTCAGCCGCCCAGCCGTCAGCTTCGTCCAGCACGCCGCTCCAGCTGTCGCTGTTAGCCGTCCCGCTGTCAGCTTTGCTGCCGCTCCGGCCTTCGCCGCCGTCAGCCGCCCAGCCGTGAGCTTCGCTGCAGCTCCAGCCTTCGCCGCCGTCAGCCGCCCAGCTGTCAGCTACGTTCAGCACGCTGCACCGGCCTTCGCTGCTGCTCCCGCAGTTGCAGTCAGCCGTCCCGCTGTGAGCTTTGCCGCtccagccgtcgccgcagctccaGCTGCCTTTGCTGTCCACCACGCACCAGCCGTCGCTTACCGCGGCGCCACCTACGGCGCCACCTACGGCGCTGGTCTCGGCTTCGGCCACACCTTCGCTGCTGCCCCTGCCGTCGCAGTCTCCCGTCCCGCCGTTAGCTTTGCCGCAGCTCCCGCTAGCTTTGCTGTCCACCACGCACCCGCTGTCGCTTACCGCAGCGCCGCCGTTGCCGCTCCCGTCGCCACCTACGGTGCCGGTCTCGGTTTCGGCCACACCCTTGCTGCAGGCCCAGCCTTCGCTGCCGCTGCCCCTGCCGTCGCAGTCTCCCGTCCCGCCGTTAGCTTTGCCGCAGCTCCCGCAAGCTTTGCTGTCCACCACGCACCCGCTGTCGCCTACCGCAGCGCCGCCGTCGCAGCTCCCGTCGCCACCTACGGGGCTGGTCTCGGTTTCGGCCACACCCTTGCTGCAGCCCCAGCCTTCGCCGCTGCTCGTCCCGCCGTGAGCTTCGCTGCTCCAGCTGCCGTCGCCGTCCACCACGCTCCCGCCGTCGCCTACCGcagcgccgccgtcgccgctccaGTTGCCACCTTCGGTGCTGGTCTCGGTTTCGGCCACACCATCGCTGCCGCCCCAGCCTTTGCCGCCGCTCCTGCGTTCACCCAGGTCCGCCGCGTCTCCTACTCTGCGCCCGCGTTCGCTGCCGCTGCTCCAGCTGCTGTCGCCGTCCACCACGCGGCTCCTGCCGTCGCCGTCGCTCGTCCTGCGGTGAGCTTCGCCGCTCCAGCTGTGGCCGCTGCTCCAGCTGCCGTCGCCGTCCACCACGCTCCAGCTGTCGCCTACCGTAGCGCTGCCGTTGCTGCTCCAGTCGCCACCTTCGGTGCCGGTCTTGGTTTCGGCCACACCCTCGGTGCCGGTCTTGGTTACGGTGCCGGTCTTGGTTACGGTGCCGGTTTTGGCTACGGTGCCGGTCTTGGTTACGGTGCCACATTCGCTGCCGCCCCAGCCGTCGCCGTTTCTCGTCCGGCCGTGAGCTTCGCTGCTCCAGCTGTCGCCGCTGCTCCAGCCGCCGTCGCCGTCCACCACGCGCCAGCCGTCGCCGTCCACCACGCTCCAGCTGTCGCCTACCGTAGCGCTGCCGTTGCTGCTCCAGTCGCCACCTTCGGTGCCGGTCTTGGTTTCGGCCACACCCTCGGTGCCGGTCTTGGTTACGGTGCCGGTCTTGGTTACGGTGCCGGTTTTGGCTACGGCGCCGGTCTTGGTTACGGTGCCACATTCGCTGCTGCGCCAGCCGTCGCCGTCGCTCGCCCCGCCGTGAGCTTCGCTGCTCCAGCTGTTGCGGCCGCTCCAGCTGCGGTCGCTGTTCACCACGCCCCCGCTGTTGCGTACCGCAGCGCCGCGGTCGCCGCTCCCGTTGCCACCTTCGGTGCCGGTCTCGGCTTCGGCCACACCCTCGCCGCCCCAGGCTACGCAAGCCGGGTCTCCTTCTCTGCTCCCGCCTACGCCGCCGCCGCCCCAGCTGCCGTGGCTGTCCACCACGCTGCTCCAGCGGTCGCTGTCCACCATGCTGCTCCGGCTGCCGTCGCTGTTCACGCCGCCCCAGCTGTCGCCTACCGCACCGCCGCCGTCGCAGCTCCCGTCGCCACCTACGGTGCTGGCCTCGGCTTCGGCACCACCCTCGCCGCTGCTCCCGGCCTGGCTCAGAACATCCACTACAAGACCATTGTCAGCGGAGGCGCTGGTCTCGGCTATGGTGCCGCTGCTCCCCACGTCAAGATCCTGACCCCCGTCAAGAAATAA